Proteins from a single region of Bactrocera neohumeralis isolate Rockhampton unplaced genomic scaffold, APGP_CSIRO_Bneo_wtdbg2-racon-allhic-juicebox.fasta_v2 cluster10, whole genome shotgun sequence:
- the LOC126765066 gene encoding uncharacterized protein LOC126765066: protein MPRYYTWNASSKKWLRRKNGHPVDGYPGVFSTDALGRIYTIHPRNDDCFYLRLLLINVRGSTSFESLRTVDGTICATFQEAYQQLQLLEHDSHWNQTLADAIASSPATAVRTLFAIIISTCQPSNPRLLWDTYKDDMAEDILHRLRLATRNVDLQMNADIYNEALVLIEDLCLLMSGKLLIEVHMPAPSRQTRDLVRRELERERAYDITHLQQQVQTNVPLLNEQQSSAYSQLINAVDSGNGGIFFLDTPGGTGKTFLLSLILAAIRGQGGIELALASTGIAATLLEGGRTAHSALKLPLNLQIHESPVCNISKQSAMAQVLKKCKLIIWDECTMTHKRSLEALDRTLRGLRNNNRCFGGVMILLSGDFRQTLPVIPKSTAAD, encoded by the coding sequence ATGCCTCggtattatacatggaatgcatcgtcgaagaaatggttGCGCAGGAAGAACGGCCATCCGGTAGATGGTTATCCAGGTGTTTTTTCAACTgatgcattgggaagaatttacacaatccatccAAGGAACGATGATTGCTTTTACCTACGTTTGcttttgattaatgtacgcggttcaacttcatttgaatcATTGAGGACTGTAGATGGAACCATTTGTGCAACATTTCAAGAAGCATATCAACAATTGCAATTGCTTGAACACGACagtcactggaatcaaacgctAGCGGATGCAATAGCTTCTTCACCAGCCACTGCAGTTCGTACACTTTTCGCTATTATAATTTCGACATGTCAGCCTTCAAACCCGCGTCTATTATGGGATACGTACAAAGATGACATGGCAGAAGATATTTTGCATCGCCTGCGATTAGCGACGAGAAATGTCGACTTACAAATGAACGCTGACATCTACAATGAAGCATTAGTCCTTATTGAAGATTTATGTTTACTTATGAGTGGAAAACTATTGATTGAAGTTCATATGCCGGCACCAAGTCGTCAAACAAGGGATTTAGTGAGACGCGAATTGGAACGCGAGCGTGCTTACGATATAACTCACttgcaacaacaagtacaaacaAATGTTCCACTGTTGAATGAACAGCAAAGCAGTGCGTACAGTCAGCTAATAAATGCTGTAGATAGTGGAAACGGTGGCATATTTTTCCTCGATACGCCCGGCGGGACTGGCAAAACGTTCCTATTGTCTTTAATACTAGCAGCAATACGTGGTCAAGGTGGTATTGAATTAGCTCTTGCATCTACCGGGATTGCTGCAACACTCTTAGAAGGTGGAAGAACGGCACATTCAGCATTAAAGCTTCCATTAAACTTGCAAATACACGAAAGTCCtgtttgcaatatttcaaaGCAATCAGCAATGgcacaagttttaaaaaaatgtaagttaatCATATGGGATGAATGCACAATGACCCACAAACGATCATTAGAAGCACTCGACAGAACACTGAGAGGTTTGCGCAACAATAATCGTTGCTTTGGTGGAGTGATGATATTGCTGTCGGGCGACTTTAGACAAACACTTCCCGTGATTCCAAAATCAACAGCGGCGGATTAG